The DNA sequence GGAAGTTGCTCAGGTTCAGCACCCCCAGCAGCCGCCCGCGGCAGAGGAGCGGGAGCGAGACGAAGGCCGGGCCCGTGTACCACGCGTCGCGCATCAGCGGGTGGGTGACGCCCTCGTCGGGGTCGCGCACCACCAGCGGCATGCGCGAGCTTGCCACGGCGCCGCTGATCCCCCGCCCCAGGGGAATGCGCACCCGGTCGGAGTCGATCATCGGCGGGAGGCCCACGGCCGCGCAGAGGCGCAGCTCGGGGGCGCCGCCGTGCTCGTCGATGAGCAGGAGCGAGCAGCGGCTCCCGCCGAACGCCTCGGAAACGGTCTTCACCACCTCGTCGGCCAGCTCGGCGGGGCCCATGCCGTGGGCGCTGCGCTCCAGCAGCTTGCGCAGGAGGTAGAGGACGCGCGTCTGCCGCTGGTGGCGCTGGGCGCGGCGGTCGATCTCCACGTGCGCCTCCATCAGCATCTCGGTGGCGCTGGCGGCGGCCTGCTCCAGCGCCTCCATCCGCGCGCGCATGCTTTCCACGTCGCGGCGCGCCTCGGCCACGTCGCGCGGCTGCGCGGGCGCCTGCGCCAGCGAGCGCAGGGCGTGCGCGCGCGCCGCCTCGGCCTCCTGCCGCTCGCGCAGCAGGAGCGCGCGGGAAAGGCAGAGCTCCAGCACGTCGCCGCCGGCGTCCATCGAGTCGTCGCTCCGGCGCGCCAGCATCCGGCGCCGCGGCTCGGCCACCACGAACACGCCCAGCCAGCGGCCGTCGTGGGCCACGGCGCGGGCGCGCACCCAGTGCTTCTCGGGCTCGATCCCCGGGAGCAGGTCCTTCAGCACCCAGGCGGCGGCGCTGTCCACGGGGCGCAGCGGGCGGTCGCCGCCGGCGTCGTCGGCCAGCAGCGCGTGCAGGCGGGCGGGCTCCAGCTCCAGCCGGGCCTCGTCCACCCCGCCCTCCCCGGCGGCGGACCAGCGGCGCACCAGCACCGCGGCGCCGTCGTCGTACGCCGCGTAGGCTACGCGGCGGCCGCCGTGCGCCAGCACGGGGAGGAGTCGCTGGAGCACGGTTTCGTCGTCGAC is a window from the Longimicrobium sp. genome containing:
- a CDS encoding GAF domain-containing protein gives rise to the protein MNLLVRLHDAVDDETVLQRLLPVLAHGGRRVAYAAYDDGAAVLVRRWSAAGEGGVDEARLELEPARLHALLADDAGGDRPLRPVDSAAAWVLKDLLPGIEPEKHWVRARAVAHDGRWLGVFVVAEPRRRMLARRSDDSMDAGGDVLELCLSRALLLRERQEAEAARAHALRSLAQAPAQPRDVAEARRDVESMRARMEALEQAAASATEMLMEAHVEIDRRAQRHQRQTRVLYLLRKLLERSAHGMGPAELADEVVKTVSEAFGGSRCSLLLIDEHGGAPELRLCAAVGLPPMIDSDRVRIPLGRGISGAVASSRMPLVVRDPDEGVTHPLMRDAWYTGPAFVSLPLLCRGRLLGVLNLSNFRAGTVDDYEVEQLRLVALCVGLLADHAGLNDRLFAGLAA